One window of the Salvelinus fontinalis isolate EN_2023a chromosome 2, ASM2944872v1, whole genome shotgun sequence genome contains the following:
- the aifm1 gene encoding apoptosis-inducing factor 1, mitochondrial isoform X3 codes for MWTCKNLWKKLAPLARSSSTLCRQNARGVVLNNERRLPLVPQAHMSSGTPGSGGDNNLYYLLVGATCIGGGFYAYRTIKGDKERYQERINEIASRPNKVVPEQPITEAPGEQAAETPQAPEPVVEPAPEESVGTPDAGPVVESEPSVEPSPVEVTEEPPAPVVESEPTPVAESLPAETAEPQTTTETESAAEPATVAPAEVPAPTPVEFPSHAPYLLIGGGTASFAAARSIRARDPGARVLIITDEPDLPYMRPPLSKELWFSDDPSVVDTLRFKQWNGKERSIYFQPPSFYVSPQDLEKVENGGVAVLTGKKVVHMDVRGNKVTLSDNTEISYDKCLIATGGVPRNLQVIERAGEEVTKRTTLFRKVEDFKALDKVSRDTKSITIIGGGFLGSELACALGRRSADSDLEVIQMFPEKGNMGKVLPEYLSNWTTAKVKSEGVMVITEALVKAVSFKDGKVEIKLKDGRLVKTDHIVAAVGLEPSVELAKSAGLEVDSDFGGFRVNAELQARSNIWVAGDAACFYDIRLGRRRVEHHDHAVVSGRLAGENMTGANKPYWHQSMFWSDLGPDVGYEAIGIVDSSLPTVGVFAKATAKDTPKAATEKSGTGIRSESETEGTASSPVASSTPEPPPVPERKDNYGKGVIFYLRDKVVVGIILWNVFNRMPVARKIIKDGEEHADLNEVAKLFNIHED; via the exons ATGTGGACGTGTAAAAACCTGTGGAAGAAGTTAGCCCCACTCGCCAGATCCTCTTCAACTTTGTGCCGGCAAAATGCAAGGGGAGTAG TGTTGAACAATGAGAGAAGACTGCCACTGGTTCCACAGGCCCACATGTCCTCAGGAACTCCAGGGAGTGGAGGGGACAACAACTTGTACTACCTCCTAGTGGGAGCAACCTGTATAGGGGGAGGATTTTAT GCTTACCGCACCATCAAAGGAGACAAAGAGCGATATCAGGAACGAATTAATGAAATTGCTTCCAGACCAAATAAGGTAGTGCCAGAACAACCAATCACAGAGGCCCCAG GCGAACAAGCTGCTGAAACTCCACAAG CACCTGAACCGGTGGTAGAACCAGCTCCTGAAGAATCAGTAGGGACGCCTGATGCTGGTCCAGTAGTTGAGAGTG AACCTTCAGTGGAACCGTCCCCCGTAGAGGTTACAGAAGAGCCTCCTGCTCCTGTTGTGGAGAGTG AACCAACACCAGTAGCAGAAAGCCTTCCTGCAGAAACAGCGGAGCCGCAAActacgacagagacagagagtg CTGCGGAACCTGCAACTGTTGCACCTGCTGAGGTCCCTGCACCTACCCCTGTAGAGTTTCCCTCACACGCCCCCTACCTCTTGATTGGCGGAGGCACGGCCTCCTTCGCTGCAGCACGCTCCATCAGGGCCAGGGACCCAGGAGCCAGG GTATTGATTATCACTGATGAACCAGACCTTCCATACATGAGGCCTCCTCTCTCCAAGGAGCTGTGGTTCTCTGATGACCCCAGTGTGGTTGACACCCTGCGCTTCAAACAGTGGAATGGCAaggagaggag TATCTACTTCCAGCCTCCCTCATTCTACGTCAGTCCTCAGGATTTGGAGAAAGTGGAGAATGGAGGAGTGGCTGTGCTCACTGGGAAAAAG GTGGTGCACATGGACGTGAGGGGCAACAAAGTGACACTGAGTGACAACACAGAGATCTCCTATGATAAGTGCTTGATTGCCACAG GTGGAGTCCCAAGGAATCTGCAAGTGATTGAGCGAGCTGGAGAAGAGGTGACAAAGCGGACTACACTGTTTAGAAAG GTTGAAGATTTCAAAGCTTTGGATAAGGTTTCCAGAGACACCAAATCCATCACCATCATTGGAGGAGGTTTCTTGGGGAGTGAGCTGGCCTGTGCCCTGGGTAGGAGAT CTGCTGATTCTGACCTGGAGGTAATCCAGATGTTCCCTGAGAAGGGCAACATGGGAAAGGTGCTGCCGGAGTATCTAAGCAACTGGACAACAGCCAAAGTCAAGAGCG AGGGAGTGATGGTCATCACAGAAGCGTTAGTAAAAGCTGTGAGCTTCAAAGATGGTAAAGTGGAGATCAAACTGAAGGATGGTCGTCTGGTGAAGACGGACCATATTGTTGCAGCTGTTGGGCTGGAGCCCAGCGTAGAGCTGGCCAAGTCAGCAGGTCTGGAGGTAGACTCTGACTTTGGGGGCTTTCGGGTCAACGCAGAACTGCAGGCTAGGTCCAATATATGGGTG GCAGGTGATGCAGCGTGCTTCTATGACATCAGACTGGGCCGCAGGCGAGTGGAGCACCATGACCATGCAGTCGTGAGTGGCCGGCTGGCCGGAGAGAACATGACGGGAGCCAATAAGCCCTACTGGCATCAGTCCATGTTCTG GAGTGACCTGGGGCCTGATGTAGGCTATGAGGCCATTGGGATAGTAGACAGTAGCCTTCCAACGGTTGGAGTATTTGCCAAAGCCACTGCTAAGGACACCCCCAAAGCTGCCACAGAGAAGTCAG GAACTGGAATCCGTTCGGAGAGTGAGACTGAGGGGACGGCCAGTAGCCCTGTAGCCTCCTCCACCCCTGAACCTCCTCCAGTACCCGAGCGGAAGGACAACTACGGGAAAGGAGTGATCTTCTATCTGCGAGACAAAGTGGTGGTGGGCATTATCCTGTGGAACGTGTTCAACAGAATGCCCGTTGCAAGGAAG ATCATCAAAGATGGAGAGGAACATGCCGATCTGAATGAAGTGGCTAAGCTCTTCAACATTCACGAGGACTGA
- the aifm1 gene encoding apoptosis-inducing factor 1, mitochondrial isoform X5, with the protein MWTCKNLWKKLAPLARSSSTLCRQNARGVVLNNERRLPLVPQAHMSSGTPGSGGDNNLYYLLVGATCIGGGFYAYRTIKGDKERYQERINEIASRPNKVVPEQPITEAPGEQAAETPQEPTPVAESLPAETAEPQTTTETESAAEPATVAPAEVPAPTPVEFPSHAPYLLIGGGTASFAAARSIRARDPGARVLIITDEPDLPYMRPPLSKELWFSDDPSVVDTLRFKQWNGKERSIYFQPPSFYVSPQDLEKVENGGVAVLTGKKVVHMDVRGNKVTLSDNTEISYDKCLIATGGVPRNLQVIERAGEEVTKRTTLFRKVEDFKALDKVSRDTKSITIIGGGFLGSELACALGRRSADSDLEVIQMFPEKGNMGKVLPEYLSNWTTAKVKSEGVMVITEALVKAVSFKDGKVEIKLKDGRLVKTDHIVAAVGLEPSVELAKSAGLEVDSDFGGFRVNAELQARSNIWVAGDAACFYDIRLGRRRVEHHDHAVVSGRLAGENMTGANKPYWHQSMFWSDLGPDVGYEAIGIVDSSLPTVGVFAKATAKDTPKAATEKSGTGIRSESETEGTASSPVASSTPEPPPVPERKDNYGKGVIFYLRDKVVVGIILWNVFNRMPVARKIIKDGEEHADLNEVAKLFNIHED; encoded by the exons ATGTGGACGTGTAAAAACCTGTGGAAGAAGTTAGCCCCACTCGCCAGATCCTCTTCAACTTTGTGCCGGCAAAATGCAAGGGGAGTAG TGTTGAACAATGAGAGAAGACTGCCACTGGTTCCACAGGCCCACATGTCCTCAGGAACTCCAGGGAGTGGAGGGGACAACAACTTGTACTACCTCCTAGTGGGAGCAACCTGTATAGGGGGAGGATTTTAT GCTTACCGCACCATCAAAGGAGACAAAGAGCGATATCAGGAACGAATTAATGAAATTGCTTCCAGACCAAATAAGGTAGTGCCAGAACAACCAATCACAGAGGCCCCAG GCGAACAAGCTGCTGAAACTCCACAAG AACCAACACCAGTAGCAGAAAGCCTTCCTGCAGAAACAGCGGAGCCGCAAActacgacagagacagagagtg CTGCGGAACCTGCAACTGTTGCACCTGCTGAGGTCCCTGCACCTACCCCTGTAGAGTTTCCCTCACACGCCCCCTACCTCTTGATTGGCGGAGGCACGGCCTCCTTCGCTGCAGCACGCTCCATCAGGGCCAGGGACCCAGGAGCCAGG GTATTGATTATCACTGATGAACCAGACCTTCCATACATGAGGCCTCCTCTCTCCAAGGAGCTGTGGTTCTCTGATGACCCCAGTGTGGTTGACACCCTGCGCTTCAAACAGTGGAATGGCAaggagaggag TATCTACTTCCAGCCTCCCTCATTCTACGTCAGTCCTCAGGATTTGGAGAAAGTGGAGAATGGAGGAGTGGCTGTGCTCACTGGGAAAAAG GTGGTGCACATGGACGTGAGGGGCAACAAAGTGACACTGAGTGACAACACAGAGATCTCCTATGATAAGTGCTTGATTGCCACAG GTGGAGTCCCAAGGAATCTGCAAGTGATTGAGCGAGCTGGAGAAGAGGTGACAAAGCGGACTACACTGTTTAGAAAG GTTGAAGATTTCAAAGCTTTGGATAAGGTTTCCAGAGACACCAAATCCATCACCATCATTGGAGGAGGTTTCTTGGGGAGTGAGCTGGCCTGTGCCCTGGGTAGGAGAT CTGCTGATTCTGACCTGGAGGTAATCCAGATGTTCCCTGAGAAGGGCAACATGGGAAAGGTGCTGCCGGAGTATCTAAGCAACTGGACAACAGCCAAAGTCAAGAGCG AGGGAGTGATGGTCATCACAGAAGCGTTAGTAAAAGCTGTGAGCTTCAAAGATGGTAAAGTGGAGATCAAACTGAAGGATGGTCGTCTGGTGAAGACGGACCATATTGTTGCAGCTGTTGGGCTGGAGCCCAGCGTAGAGCTGGCCAAGTCAGCAGGTCTGGAGGTAGACTCTGACTTTGGGGGCTTTCGGGTCAACGCAGAACTGCAGGCTAGGTCCAATATATGGGTG GCAGGTGATGCAGCGTGCTTCTATGACATCAGACTGGGCCGCAGGCGAGTGGAGCACCATGACCATGCAGTCGTGAGTGGCCGGCTGGCCGGAGAGAACATGACGGGAGCCAATAAGCCCTACTGGCATCAGTCCATGTTCTG GAGTGACCTGGGGCCTGATGTAGGCTATGAGGCCATTGGGATAGTAGACAGTAGCCTTCCAACGGTTGGAGTATTTGCCAAAGCCACTGCTAAGGACACCCCCAAAGCTGCCACAGAGAAGTCAG GAACTGGAATCCGTTCGGAGAGTGAGACTGAGGGGACGGCCAGTAGCCCTGTAGCCTCCTCCACCCCTGAACCTCCTCCAGTACCCGAGCGGAAGGACAACTACGGGAAAGGAGTGATCTTCTATCTGCGAGACAAAGTGGTGGTGGGCATTATCCTGTGGAACGTGTTCAACAGAATGCCCGTTGCAAGGAAG ATCATCAAAGATGGAGAGGAACATGCCGATCTGAATGAAGTGGCTAAGCTCTTCAACATTCACGAGGACTGA